In one window of Hyla sarda isolate aHylSar1 chromosome 1, aHylSar1.hap1, whole genome shotgun sequence DNA:
- the LOC130297558 gene encoding oocyte zinc finger protein XlCOF7.1-like — protein sequence MERDRNKMADRIINLTLQILFRLTGEDYTVVKKSSSGRSLAPVYERCGRTLSPIPGPPPPSLIHEEMDEQKILELINKMMELLTGEVPIRCQDVAVYFSMEEWEYVEGHKDQYKDQVMMEDQQPLTSPVRSSKRTAPERCPRPLEEQYKEDITTGKDEIYIKATDIKEEEEETDVSCDEQYKKDIPTVIDPIYINATDIKEEEEADVSRDEQYKEDIPTGIDLIYNNSTDIKEEEETEVSGDDQYKKGIPTGIDQIYNNATDIKEEEETDVSGDEQYNEDIPTGKDQTYINATDIKEEEEETDVSSDEQYKKDIPTGKDQTYINAADIKEEEEETDVSGDEQYKEDIPTGKDQTYINAADIKEEEEETDMSGDEQYKEDIPTGKDQTYINATDIKEEEEETDVSGDEQYKEDIPTGNRPDSCSRRSEENLISSDYKADDDITQDTYEEHSIIPDTPSALHSQDLSSHPYIQVLSSQSSQDVQQNISHGSSVGHQKDCAKEKQYSCSECGKCFNRKSNLDRHKRSHTGEKPFSCLECGKCFPEKANLVKHEKIHTGNKPFPCSECGKCFTEKGNLVIHQRRHTQKKCVKEFSCPDCERCFTGESYLVLHKKIHAENKPFLCSECGKCFTKKSNFLTHKRTHTGEKPFSCPECDNCFPKKSELIVHQRTHTGEKSFSCPECDKCFPKKSELVGHQKTHAGEKSFQCAECGKCYKKKANLVIHQRRHTGSFICPECEKCFIEKADLVKHQRIHTGEKPFSCSE from the exons atggagagagacaggaacaagatggccgacaggatcataaacctcaccctacagatactcttccggcttactggagag gattacacagtagtgaagaagtcctctagtgggcgctctCTGGCCCCTGTGTATGAAAGAtgtggaagaaccctgagcccaatcccggggcccccacctccctccctgatacatgaggaaatggatgaacagaagatcctagaactcatcaacaagatgatggagctgctgactggagag gttcctataaggtgtcaggacgtggcggtctatttctccatggaggagtgggagtatgtagaaggacacaaggatcagtacaaggatcaggtgatgatggaggatcagcagcccctcacatcaccag tcagatccagtaagagaacagcaccagagaggtgtccccgccctcttgaggagcagtataaggaggacattactacagggaaagatGAGATCTATATTaaagctacagacataaaggaagaggaggaggagacagatgtgagctgtgatgagcagtataagaagGACATTCCTACCGTAATAGATCCGatttatattaatgctacagacataaaggaagaagaagaagcagATGTGAgccgtgatgagcagtataaggaggacattcctactggAATAGATCTGATCTATAATAattctacagacataaaggaagaagaagagacagaagtGAGCGGTGATGACCAGTATAAGAAGGGCATTCCTACCGGAATAGATCAGATCTataataatgctacagacataaaggaagaagaagaaacagatgtgagcggtgatgagcagtataatgaggacattcctacagggaaagatcagacctatattaatgctacagacataaaggaagaagaagaagaaacagatgtgagcagtgatgagcagtataagaaggacattcctacagggaaagatcagaCCTATATTAATGctgcagacataaaggaagaagaagaagagacagatgtgagcggtgatgagcagtataaggaggacattcctacagggaaagatcagaCCTATATTAATGctgcagacataaaggaagaagaagaagagacagatatgagcggtgatgagcagtataaggaggacattcctacagggaaagatcagacctatattaatgctacggacataaaggaagaagaagaagagacagatgtgagcggtgatgagcagtataaggaggacattcctacaggtaaccgcccag attcttgtagcaggagatcagaggagaatcttatatcttcagattataaagcagatgatgatatcacacaagatacatatgaagaacattctattatcccagatacaccctcagcccttcacagccaagatctctcatctcatccttatatacaggtcctgtcttctcagtcatcacaggatgttcagcaaaatataAGTCACGGAAGTAGTGTTGGACATCAGAAAGATTGTGCAAAGGAGAAgcaatattcatgttcagaatgtggaaagtgtTTTAACCGGAAATCAAATCTTGATAGACataagagaagtcacacaggagagaagccattttcatgtctagaatgtggaaaatgttttccagaaaaagcgaatcttgttaaacatgagaaaattcacacaggaaataagccatttccatgttcagaatgtgggaaatgttttacagaaAAAGGAAATCTTGTTATACATCAAAGAAGGCACACACAGAAGAAGTGTGTGAAGGAATTTTCATGTCCAGATTGTGAAAGATGTTTTACTGGAGAATCATATCTTGTTCTACATAAGAAAATTCATGCAGAAAATAAGCCATttctatgttcagaatgtgggaaatgttttacaaagaAATCTAATTTCCTTACACataagagaactcacacaggagagaagccattttcatgtcctgaATGTGACAATTGTTTTCCAAAGAAATCAGAGCttattgtacatcaaagaactcacacaggagagaagtcaTTTTCATGTCCTGAATGTGACAAGTGTTTTCCAAAGAAATCAGAGCTCGTTGGACATCAAAAAACTCACGCAGGAGAGAAGTCATttcaatgtgcagaatgtgggaaatgttataaaaagaaaGCAAATCTTGTAATACATCAAAGAAGGCACACAGGGTCATTTATATGTccagaatgtgaaaaatgttttattgaGAAAGCAGATctggttaaacatcaaagaattcacacaggagagaagccattttcatgttcagaatga